In Streptomyces alboniger, the following are encoded in one genomic region:
- a CDS encoding ABC transporter permease yields MKKFDKERVLLAVAAPVIALFVAVALTSVVLLASGKSPIEPYTLMLEQISYSDVQVLTINQAGMYYLAALAVAIGFRMNLFNIGVDGQYRLAAMVTAVVGAHVALPAALQIPLLIVVAMLTGAFWAGIAGLLKTTRGVSEVVATIMLNAIATSVIGYLTLTENFGVPVGNNQTTGVMKESGWFPGIKLAGGEVYGFVFVAVLAGVLYWLVLNRTRFGFDLRATGASESAAAASGVNAKRMVLTAMLISGAMAGLAGLPILLGDTHTYSLSFPAGLGFTAIGIALLGRNNPVGIALAALLWAFLDKASPALDYATPVAYDKEIAVIMQGLIVIAVVVSSETVRRWGLRRQQRRVGEELAAAARANANNGNNGNNDSAKEVAAR; encoded by the coding sequence ATGAAGAAGTTCGACAAGGAGCGCGTGCTCCTCGCGGTGGCCGCCCCGGTCATCGCGCTGTTCGTGGCCGTGGCGCTGACCTCGGTCGTGCTGCTCGCCTCGGGCAAGAGCCCGATCGAGCCGTACACCCTGATGCTGGAGCAGATCTCCTACTCCGACGTCCAGGTGCTGACCATCAACCAGGCAGGCATGTACTACCTGGCGGCGCTCGCGGTGGCCATCGGCTTCCGCATGAACCTGTTCAACATCGGCGTGGACGGCCAGTACCGCCTCGCGGCGATGGTCACCGCCGTCGTCGGCGCGCACGTCGCTCTCCCGGCCGCGCTCCAGATCCCGCTGCTCATCGTGGTCGCCATGCTCACCGGCGCCTTCTGGGCGGGCATCGCGGGTCTCCTCAAGACCACCCGCGGCGTCAGCGAGGTCGTCGCCACGATCATGCTCAACGCCATCGCGACGAGCGTCATCGGCTACCTCACCCTCACCGAGAACTTCGGTGTGCCGGTGGGCAACAACCAGACCACCGGCGTGATGAAGGAGTCCGGCTGGTTCCCCGGCATCAAGCTGGCGGGCGGCGAGGTCTACGGCTTCGTCTTCGTCGCCGTCCTCGCGGGCGTCCTGTACTGGCTGGTCCTCAACCGCACCCGGTTCGGCTTCGACCTGCGCGCCACCGGCGCCTCCGAGTCGGCCGCCGCGGCCTCCGGCGTCAACGCCAAGCGCATGGTGCTCACCGCCATGCTGATCTCCGGCGCGATGGCGGGCCTCGCGGGCCTGCCGATCCTGCTCGGCGACACCCACACCTACAGCCTCAGCTTCCCCGCGGGCCTCGGCTTCACCGCCATCGGCATCGCGCTCCTCGGCCGCAACAACCCGGTCGGCATCGCGCTGGCCGCGCTGCTGTGGGCCTTCCTCGACAAGGCCTCGCCCGCCCTGGACTACGCGACCCCGGTCGCGTACGACAAGGAGATCGCGGTGATCATGCAGGGCCTCATCGTGATCGCGGTCGTCGTCTCCTCGGAGACCGTGCGCCGCTGGGGCCTGCGCCGTCAGCAGCGGCGCGTCGGTGAGGAACTGGCCGCCGCCGCCCGGGCGAACGCCAACAACGGCAACAACGGCAACAACGACTCCGCGAAGGAGGTGGCTGCCCGATGA